The Rhizophagus irregularis chromosome 31, complete sequence genome includes the window cttttttatttttgtatttaaaattatctttttatttaaaatgttatcTTCTTATCTTTCACGTACTTTAAAGTCTCCAGTAAAATATTCTGTCCCACTTCGTGCATTTATTACTAGTTGGGCACATGTACCTCAAggtatattattcaaaaaaaaaaagtgcaattgaatttttttagtattacattttatcgtaaaaaaaaaaaatttcatatgtaatcattttataaattactaaattatgatatcataattttaaaggACCACCTGATGCCATCCTTGGTATTACGGATGCATATCGGAAGGATGACCatccaaaaaaaatgaatttgggAGTTGGTGCATATAGGGATGATAATGGTAAACCTTATGTACTAAATTCAGTTAGAAAGGTTTGTTGTTTGTTTTTAAAGACAACTAACtattttagaataataataaacgttTTAAATggaaatcaatttaataatgtataatattaattaggcagaacaattaattttacaagatAAACTTGATAAAGAGTATCTTGCAATCACTGGTCTTGCATCCTTTACTAAAGAAGCTGTACTCTTGGCTTACGGTAAAGACTCGGAACCTTTAAAAGAAGGAAGAgtaagtttgttttttttttaaaaaaaaaaaattactgatttaataatcaaagtacttatatttcaataaaaaattattgttagaTTTCTGTTACACAATCGATTTCTGGTACCGGTGCACTCCGAATCGGTGGTGTATTTTTAAATCGATTTTATcctcataataaaaaaatatttgtaccAATTCCCACATGGGGAAATCATGGTGCCGTATTTAAAGATTCTGGATTGGAAGTTGGACAATATAGATATTACGATAAATCAACTAATGGATTAGATTTTAAAGGATTTGTTGAGGATATCCAggtaaaaatctaattaatttaaattggtACATAATATTCACTTCATTTAACGATGAAAATATGATCCAAATTAGAACGCACCAGAAAATTCTATTTTCTTATTACATGCTTGCGCACATAATCCTACCGGAGTTGATCCGAGACCAAATCAATGGGATCAGATTTccgaaattattaaagtaatgataaataaattttatataataaatatttttattttatttttataaaaaaaaaaagattaaaaatgcGTCAATGTAGGAACGTAAACATTTCGCCTTCTTTGATATGGCTTATCAAGGATTTGCTTCTGGAGATGCAGATCGCGATTCTTATGCAATTCGAAAATTTGTTTCTGATGGACATAAAATTTGCTTATCGCAATCATTTGCCAAAAATATGGGACTTTATGGAGAACGTGCTGGAGCATTCTCAATCATTTCAGGAAGTCCAAAAGAGAAAGAAGCGGTAGATTCGCAATTAAAGATTTTGATCAGACCAATGTATTCTAATCCTCCATTAAACGGGGCAAGAATTGCGAGTTATGTATTAAGTAACCCTGAATTAAAAAAGGAAtggtaagaaataatttattctgaCGATTCTGACGACTCTGTAGATTCTGACGATTTTTAATCATATGTAATTATCCGATAGGTTGGGCGAAGTTAAACTTATGGCCGATAGAATTATTACGATGCGTGATTTACTCAAAAAACATTTAGTAGAAGATTTTAAATCCAAACATAATTGGAACCATATTACAGATCAAATTGGCATGTTTTGTTATACGGGTTTAAAACCTGAACAGGTAtgctataataatttttataaaaataatattttgaaataactaatttttaattattatatgtaccttttattttaaaggttGAGCGACTCACAAAAGAATTCCAtgtatatttaacaaaagacGGACGTATTTCGATTGCTGGCATTACCTCACACAATGTAGAATATTTAGCTAACGCAATTCATGAAGTAACAAGATAGACATTATAccataaagattatttatttattattatgaatttgcatatttattttatgagtATCTCCAATTCTccataagaaaaaaagatgcataataaaatacatatatatataaatgatatgcGCTAAATAATTTAAGCAATTTGAAACCCGTAGAAAAAATTTGACTGGCAGATAACCGATTTGACTGgcaaataaacaatttaactGACAGAGAAATCCATTTGACTGGCAGATAAACAATTTAACAGAGAAATCAATTTGACTGGCAGATAAACAATTTAACTTGCAGAAAAATCCATTTGACTGGCagataaacaattttatttgcagAAAAATCCATTTGACTGGCagataaacaattttatttgcagAAAAATCCATTTGACTGGTAGATCAACAATTTGGCTTATAGAAAATCCATTTGACTGGCAGATAAACAATTTGGCTGACAGAAAAATCAATTTGACTGGTagataaacaatttaaaacagaaaaaacaataaaccAATTTGACCGGCAGATAAACCACAGAATTGAATTGTGCTTGATGGCGGATTTTCTGTCGTAAGATTCGCCGCATCCATGATTGTGCACTACATTCATACAGTAGTATCTAGTATGTAATAACCTAATCCTAATGGCTCTTGGCAATTTTGTTGATGGCGCATTGCCAATTTGCCATACTTGTGAGAATATTTTTTGTGGCTAAAAGGCTAATTACAcaaaatgaatgaatgaatgaatgaattttttaattatatcaattatatccCTAAATtaaccgaaaaaaattttttggcgaatatattgattttaacaaAGTGAATATAACGAAGGAAAAAACCGGCAATTACATTATAACATGATTCAGTTTTTTGattcagtttaaaaaaagttagtttAAAGTTCTTAACCGCAGcaagaaataattttgtatgtGATCGGTATACCCAATGATCTCAATGATCTGATCTCATATGACTTAAAATCTTTTAGTATCAATGGGTGCACTGACCAACTGCcaactaaaaaattaataattgaggTAAAAccattgtttatttttttaataccttttatactaaaaatcttttgtttatattaatatatttttatcctttttaaaattagtttaacTGATGGAATCGATCattggttattaaaaaaaaaatggcggaAAATTttactggaaaaaaaaatgtaaatgaagaaataataataataatgtacgaaaaaaaaaagtttattaatagtttataatataaaattaaaagaagaagaattttataataaattaatagaaaaagtttttataatagttaaaagttttaatagtttatcatagttttataatagtttaaaaatagtttattatagtttattatagttttttgtaatagtttataatataatttttaatgaataattaaaataatatttatttttatacaaattataataatttataaattatgtacaATAGTTAATTATAATAGCTTCAGAGACTAGaactaaattataaaacaatatcgaataataatgattcggaagcaaaaattaataatttaataatttgacgGTAAGAAAGACCAATGAATACATCCCCAAAGAGATTATCTGAATGGAGAGTTACCCACATTTCTGTGTCACCAATGGCTAACAaacagataaaaattaaattaaatggatTCAATGAATTTCAATATAATGATTACCATAAATGGTAAAATGACGCATTCCATGGAAAACCCGACAAAAGATAAATGATTAGGTAAACAAAACAAATCTTAGTATTGTAAGTGTTTTGTAATAccttattaataaacataaataatgGAGCAATCTGAGAGGTCTAGACCGGGCTACTCCTGGTTACTTTTGGTTACTCCTctataaaaaaggaaacttatacagtaataatataaatatttattttttttgatcttatGTAGGGTAGTAAATACGgagattattttttagatttgttTATTACATTTTACCTCAATGAaaaccaaaatatttaattgaacatACATAGTtatgttcatttttttttataaagaaaataaaattttattatttgatatatatagtatttttttttttttacatgattCTTAtgttcttatatatttttccttATGTTTCCTTTAATAAAgctttttagattattttgatttaaaacaaaacaaaaaaaagcccttaaaaaaaaagttattgttATTAGACgacttttctttctttaaaaaggtaaaaatgGCATAAACGgcataaactttaaaaaaaaaagtcggCGCTTAAATTACCGTTACACTACTTTTTAATCGTAGATCACGGTCAATTGCCTATTACACATGACTATGACTTTTtcatacgaaaaaaaaatctttttcaatGATTACGCCCTTTTTAGATCTCAATAGATCTCAATAGACCTcaattagaataataaaaatcctgttataaaataaataaataacttgatttagaaatttaattttgttacgTTTTTAAATGAtctaaactttaaaattttaaaacaaaggATCAAAGAAGTGCGCGTGCTTGATTTGTTTATATCACAAGGAGACGTTGTTATTACCTTATCGTTCCTGTTACATTTACGGAACGGAAAAAcctattaattgaattataatattcaattcgAAAAGATATTAGTAAAAGTTATAAAGTTGTAAAGTTATAAAGTTACAAAGCTATAAAGCTATAAAGTTACAAAGCTATAAAGCTATAAAGTTATAAAGCTATAAAGCTATAAAGttataaagttataaagttattaaggATCAATTTACGATgagaattattttaataacaacgAAGggttattaattcaaatttatttcaatatatatatatatattttttgacattaaatatctaaaaaagttttacaaagaatttttttttttgtttttttttttttaagggaattttttttggtagagaacaatttttttttatgtgagAAAAATTATGTGAGGAAATTATAATGTGAGGAAATTATGTGAGGAAATTATGTGAGGAAATTATGTGAGGAAAATTATGTGAGGAAATTATGTGAGGAAAATTATGTGAGGAAATTATGTGAGGAAAATTATGTGAGGAAATTATGTGAGGAAAATTATGTGAGAAAATTATGTGAGAAAAATTGAGAGGAAAATTGTGTGAGGAAAATTATGTGAGAAAAATTCTGTgaggaaaatgaaaattattgaaattatgtgtgaagaatataaagtaaagaatgaaaaatatcGTAATAGgatagacaaaaaaaaaaagattgtataaattataatttaataattactcaCCAATTAAAATTCCTTCCTTTCCATAATGTAATCCCATACCCTGTCccattatgtatatataaaatttctaactaaattattttttttttttttgtttttttttttaataaatatttattacaactATACACAAAAGAATGGTTATGGTTTATTAAAAgagaagaaatattttttttttaaaaaaaagaacaattaatAATCCATATACCAATCGTTATAATTGTTCTTATAGACAATAATTGACAATAATTTCGTatggttattatttttttgttatgtgaaatatatataacttgagcaatttatcattaaaaaagaatgttttaaaaaaatggtgtaCGAAATTggatggaaataaaaaaaaaaagaaaaagtttttttttttatataatgcgGAAATAATGCGGAATATCTGTTAAAATGACGCGTTAATaaatatcacattttttaaattacaatcagtttttttttttaacgcgtaaaaaactttttttttttgctcaaTTATCTTATCATTTCACTTGAAAAggtaaaaagaatgaaaagaaaatcTGAGAGaagaatagaataaaataaataaaatatatatatatattttttattatgaaatagaACAGCCACGGGCAAACCACCATTGATCCCGTAAACTTGATATCCATTCTACAATCAATTTTAATCGTTCTCGAACAGAtcttaattctaataatttatatttttcacctTCAGCTATTGGAATCACTGAAGCGACCCAATAAGAAAAATCTGAAGGATCATCTGGCATATCTCCATATACTGAATTAAGTCTTTGTAAAAGCCAAGGAGAATTTCCATTACGTAGAGTCTCTatgaaatcacgtgatatgccAATTAATTCTGAAGTGGTGTATTCCCttattggattatttaatGGATTActagtattataaatttcagcaCGTCTTAATTCTTCTCTCTCAATTCTTTCCTCTTCTTCAGGACTAATATCATCAACTCGTTCAACTCTTCCAACATCATATCCATCTTTTGAACCTTTTtcaattactttaaatttataagtacCAATTGTTTCAACAAGAGAACGTCCATCAGCCAAAAATTCTGCAGACCTTATTTCCAACATTGTTCCAAAATCTTGATAAGTATTACTACATGCTAATACCATTCCAAATTGTCTTTGACGTGATTGCATACATCTTCGAATCATTAACCTATATTTTGGTTCAAATACATGAAGGAAACAAGGCATTTTTGGAAATACCAAAGCATTTGTAACAAAAATTGGAGTATCTTGCattgtattaaataattcactGTCTAATAAATATCTTCTTTCAGAATATAATGATGGATATAAAGCtcttataaaagaataaatagtTTTGTTTATAGGATGATGTAAATAAGCATTATAATTATGAAGTGGTTGTCTACAAATAGGACAAGCTGAATTATGATCAAGTGAACGTGTTATACAAGGTTTACAAAAACTATGACCACAAGGAGTAGTTATTGgatcaataaataaagaataacaTATTTGACAATCTAATTCAgtcattaataattctttgatTCTTATTATATCAAGATTATTATCAActtgtaaattatttgattctgTACCAcctctaaaaatattattattaattatcgaatttgatatattatcatcatcatcatcatccgaatctgatatattttgataatgatattcatttaataaacgaaaatcattttcatcattattatgatgattattattatattgtcttgttattaaaggtaaaaaagcCGCTAATTCTTTTCGACTTGTATCagttaatttttgtaatattacatcTGTTTTACAATCAAGTGAATGAGATCTTCCACATCCAAAAATAggacatttaaattttctattcaaTTGATATGTCGGATTTGGAAGACATCCACGACATATAGAATTTCCACATTGAAAAGTGATGGGGTCTTTGAAAACATTTTGACATTCTGGACAtgttaaatattgtaaaactACAAGAGCATccgatatattattattatcatgatCTTCATTTTCCAGAGTATATGATTCTGTTGTCATTTGTACATCTTCTTCATTGTCTGTATTTAATAATGACATTATGTTCATAGCggtctctttttttttttttttcgtaaaaaaaattaaataaataaataaacaaataaatatatatatatgtatatatatatatctatccGACGtgaaagaattttgaaaataattctccctttttttttccttttaagaGAGTAAAATGAGGAGGGAGGAAGGGGATTGTTTTTTTCGTTGTTGTTTCAAAAAAagtgtgtatatatatatatatatatatatatattccgGTTGAAAAATGGGggagtcttttttttttatatcgtcGCGCAATTTAAAGTTGGATGACTATATTGAAAGAATGAAACAATATCACGCATTATTAATTAGTCcgtaaactttaattaaaagaaatcaatttacaaaaatagtaaattgaagaaagaaaaaaaaatgtatcgtaaattaattatttaaggaaaaaaaaaaaacttgattgtaataaaaaatgatgatgatgaaaaaaaaaattagaagaaacgaaaatttcttgaatttttaaggaaaaaaaaaagaagggaaaaaaaaatgaaaatgaaacgataaaaaaataaatttttttttttttgggtagaacaagaaaaacaaataaataaatagtaaaaataaaataataaaataaaataaaaaaaataaaataaaataaaaattataaaataaaataaaaaaataatatacataaaaaaaaatataaaaaaagaaaaaaaaaataaataaataaataaataaataaatgtattgtataatttttttacttgcctcttttaaaaataatttaaatagtattatacacgttcataaaaaaaaaaaatttatcttgattattatttttttttttttttttgatgaaaaaaagttattttactTGTCCAACCTGCTTTTTTTTACGAaggatttatataaaaaaagtagaaaaatttttttatatacagtataattataatattaatttacagTAGTATAATAAGGGAAAAAATAACTCTATCCCCTTATTTAAATAAGATTTGAGCCgatatattaaagatatataaTATGAAGATCTTGTAATTCAATTGAGACATAATTCCAATGTATCGGGATTTAAACACAAAAAAACCAAACACGGAACAAAATTGCTTTGTAATGATTatgtaagtttattatttacaagtatgatgtatatatttatatgtaaatcgATCTAAGTCATATTAGGATTGGatggtaaaattataaaaatatatagaaatcggcgatttttttttaataggatcatcaaaaaataatatatttgaaaggACCGGCTTCCGGATTACTCGGATTACTTATTTTACTCTCTctccaataaataatattttctcttTTACGCAGTTATTAATACCGGATTTAGAATACCGAAATTGGAAGTCTAGAAcactgcaaaaaaaaaaaaaatttgtaaaatttatttaaatttacattttcgACAAGAtggacctttttttttttgatatcgGCAATATCATTATGAAATATCCGATGATCGTGGCTTAAAGAACATTgttgaattataattattttttttttggttttgtcACAGTGATAAAATAACAGACgatcataattttgatgagATCGTCTGAACGACCTTgataaatcttttttcttttgaaaaagaaGACGTTCGCGATCTCGAAAATCAAtaggaaattaaaaaaagatcaatttTTATCATTCGAATATCTTTAAGATTCTTTAAAGataacatttatttacatttatttacatttatgatatttaagttatttgtgttatttatgatatttatgatatttatgatcCGTTCCCAAACAACAATAATTTGtcaccataaaaaaaaataaaccaaaatcTATTGTTCAATTGCATTCGTCACATCATACATAATCACCCCAATCACTTCATCACATTCATCACAtcaagttaaaaaaagaaatcaattcCCTTAAAGAGACCGAATATATGCAACATTTGCATCGGGCCGTTTTATGAAATTCTAACTTTAGCCTAGCAAgaaaaatttccaaatattttatatatgattaaatataattttaatttatatgtaaaagaaAAGATCTTTTACTAGAAGATTAGATTCCAATTTTGAACAATATACACAATGTTTATTCAAatgattgaattttaaaaaaagaaagttagtAATcgtaatcataaataaattcttatgaAAGCTAtttcataatcatttattttaacctcaattagataaattaaagaCTATATTAGAAGAAAGAACAAttgaatgataataaaaaaaaaaaaaaaaaatatttagagaTTGTTtttatgacaaaaaaaattatgagatACAATTTTGAAATGTTTTTGCTTTAATTCGAATGATTATAAGCACAAAAatgacaaaaagaaaaaaaaataaaattgctttatatatatatataaatattatattatgttaCAAACTTGCCTAAAGTGATCTTTTTcctcttttaaaaaaaggtgatcaattccaaaaaaataatatattaaacaaaaaaggGTAATTTACATTACCTTTTTTAGTATCAATCAAATCTGACGAAAGTGATTACTTAAACATCCACGTAAACAAGTTGTTATGACGcgacacaaaaaaaaattatgtttttattattctattatttatatcaaagaaTTAATAGTAGTAGTACATTTATTTGTTACATactttacatatatatatatgtgtgttatttataagtttttaagttttaatgaaagaaaattatgaatatatatatatatatatataaatatctttctctctcttttttttttttattcttttttttcttttttgattttatagaGTTTCCTGAATAATCcctatttatttacaatagaTTATGCAGTTACATTGATACATTGAATACATACATTGAATACATTCTTTTGCATATTatggattttttaaaaaaaaagggtttaataataataatttgataattggtttataatattttaaatatttatattttaaatatttttaaaatattattaaaatattttaatcctttatgattctttattaatctttttttataatcttggtcattattattggataaaggatttatattattataaaatgtaaagaaaTATAGTGAAcgaataataaagtaattaaaaaacacgaggcaaaaaaaaagaaaacaaatatcAAACACAAAGGGTTTTTGACacacaaagaaaaaaaaaaagggttcaaataattatgtccaattaattttacatttgaACGGGTCGCgtgataaatttgaaataatatttgaatcaagataatcttaataaaaaaaaaaactttattatgatataatatttatagttatttaataatttgtaaaaaaaaagaagaaggaaaaaagaaggaaaaaaaagaaaaaaaaatttttttttttttatatatatatatttctaacataaaaaattaaaaattcccaTTAAtcagtattaataatttaaaattactattcGAGAAAGATTTACTAATAACGGTTAAACaggttttaataataatatcacatTACAAAAGGGTTCttcttcttattattattaaataaaggctgaaaaaaaataataataataaataaaaaaaaaaatttttttttcttttttagatgaGTCCCTttctattcattttttttttctttgtttttgcTTACGAAATGCTGACTACTGAAAACAATGCTGCAATTCGTGACATTAATGTGATTAGCAAGAACTATAATTacatgtttattatattatataatactatttttatttttctattctCATATTATGCCTATTATGCTATTATGCATATAACGAAATGAAAAAATCTATTTTCGTACAATCcctactgtatatatatatatataatatataataaacgcCTCAAGAGATTCATATAGCAGATAGTGGCTGTTTTGTCTCGTCAAACAAACAACATAAGGTTATTAACAAGCCAGGGTTTTTTTGTTTAAGGAttaaattgtcaaaaaaacATTTGGGTATATTAGACGCATTGGACGCCATACCAGACTTATTTGTTGTGTTTCACTAAAGTGAAAATTATGTAGAGTTTAATGATTCACATGATGCAGATCTTGGATTTGTAAGCCAGCCGTCAAAAAAAATCCTCATCACTCAGTTTCTTTGgtgattaaaatttgatttttacattttttgattaactttattaactttttgaacttaataaaaaaaaaatcaaattacataataatttgaattattgatCAACCtgacaaattattaaaattattaaattatataaaatccccttttttattttattttttttttctttagatctTCAAATTAACTCTTTTATATTCGGACTTTTATACGGGATTTGGATCtacaatacttttttaataccGTACATGTTACACTaccaaaatctttttttcctatatttttatgatttcatttgaaaaaaaaaatggatttatgTTAATCATTATGCAATTTATGCAATTCAATAACTATAATCATGCCAAGTATTATTGTGATACCTTTGGctaaaaagaattctttttataaaaaaatacaattttttttttccttcttggttaagtaataatgaaaatctttataaaaaactttttttttttaccaataaaAGTTTgcatgaattaaatttttgacagtttttcttaaatctttttttattgaaggACGATcctgaattctttttttttttaaaaaaaaaaacggagatatatttatatatatatatatacatatatacatatacatatacatatatatatgacAATTACACAAGGTTTaaagatcaa containing:
- a CDS encoding Aspartate aminotransferase mitochondrial, giving the protein MLSSYLSRTLKSPVKYSVPLRAFITSWAHVPQGPPDAILGITDAYRKDDHPKKMNLGVGAYRDDNGKPYVLNSVRKAEQLILQDKLDKEYLAITGLASFTKEAVLLAYGKDSEPLKEGRISVTQSISGTGALRIGGVFLNRFYPHNKKIFVPIPTWGNHGAVFKDSGLEVGQYRYYDKSTNGLDFKGFVEDIQNAPENSIFLLHACAHNPTGVDPRPNQWDQISEIIKERKHFAFFDMAYQGFASGDADRDSYAIRKFVSDGHKICLSQSFAKNMGLYGERAGAFSIISGSPKEKEAVDSQLKILIRPMYSNPPLNGARIASYVLSNPELKKEWLGEVKLMADRIITMRDLLKKHLVEDFKSKHNWNHITDQIGMFCYTGLKPEQVERLTKEFHVYLTKDGRISIAGITSHNVEYLANAIHEVTR